GACATCTCGTGATCAAAGACGCGGCGGTTAGGAAGCGAGGTCAACGCATCGGTCCGCGCTTCGACCGTTTGCGATTGGATGATTTGGGATTGTTGCAGCAGCCGCATTTCGGCTTGATTCAACCGATCGCCCAGCGACTTGTTGGCGTCGATCAACTGCGAGATGGCGCCGGTCACCGAGTTGGCGTCCGTTGAGCGTGACGCGAGACCTTCGTTGATCCTGGCCATGCGATCGGTATGTTCGCCGACGTCGCTGCGAACCGACTCGGTCAGTTCGTGGACCTGCTCTAGTAAGCGCTCCAGCTCTTTTTGGGTAATGTTGGCGGCGCGGTCTCCGTCCGCTTCTGGTCTCTCGACTTCGGCTTGTTTGACGCTCGCTGAAGTTGCAAGCGAGGTCGCTGGCTTTTTTTCACGCAGATAGTTGACGAGCATGTCGATCGAGTTGGCCAGCAGCTTCAGCGGCGAAAGCGGTTGATTGCCAAACAGAAACCAGCCGCACAGCATACCAATGGCCGTGCAACCGATGCTCAAGAGAATGTCGATAAAAAAGACGCTCATGCGATCTTCCGAGTGCATAACAGGCGAGGGCGCCAACCGCGTCTCACGGGGACGCAATGGTGACACCCTTTATTTAGTTCATGCCGGGCGACAGTCAATTTGCACCTACTGGGAAATCGATATTAACCGTCGTTTGGGCGGCGAACTTCGGTGTTGTTCCGCGCATCTGACGTATTCGGCACAACCGGAAAGTCGCGTTCATTCGAGATCTGCTTGCGAATCACCGCAATTCGTTCTCGGGGGTGATTATTACAACCTACTTTTTTTTAGTTGCGCGATTCCAGTCGCCTGGCGTTGTGTGATTTGGGGTAGACGTTTTTGGCAGATGCTGGGGGGCAGAACATGAAATCGGATGAAGTAAAAAAAGGACCTCACGTACGTGGACCACGCGTCGTGTTGGTCGATGACGATGAGGCCATCATGCGTTGCGTAGGACGCGTGTTGGAGTTGGACGAAGAGATTGAAGTGATTGGACAAACGGGACACGCCCAGGCTGGCGTTGCGCTCGTATGTCAGAAGCGGCCCGATGTCGTCTTGATGGACATCCACATGCCTGGCGGCGATCCCTTTCTCGCTTGCCGCGAAATCCAAACAGCGCTCGACGGAGCTTGCCAGGTTCTTTACTACACTGGTTTTCCACGCGACCAGTATCTCGATCGATGCATCGCCAGCGGAGCGGCCGGCATCGTTTCAAAACATACCGAATCGATCCGCAACGTCGCGTTGGCGATTCGACACGTCGCCGCCGGCAACTCCTACTTCTCGCCGGAACTAGCCAATCGATTGATCGAACTCGAAGCAGGACACCCCATGTCGCGGATCGCCACGCTGACGCATCGCGAGATTTCAGTCTTACGCGAACTGGCGGCCGGAAAGACGCAATTGGAAATCGCCGAAGCGCTCGATCTGAGTGAACGGACGGTCAACAAAGAGGTGGGCGATTTGAAAGAGAAGCTCGCGCTCCGTTCGCTCAATGAGTTGCTGATCTTTTCGGTGAACGAAGGTTTGTCTCATCCAGAACTGATTCATCAGTACGGCGCCTAAAAAGCGCACTTGCGAAACCGTAGAAGCCGGTTTATTGGTCGCTAGCCGCCCATGCGCTAAAAATCCGCGTTTTTTTGCCCGCAAAATAGGGCAATTGCTACGACAATAGTTGCGGATAGCCGTTTCATACCCTAAATCACTTACATCTCGGGTGTGCTGCCCCTTCATCCGAGCGAAACCGCGTCGAACCTGCTGACGACGCGGTTTCTTTTTTTCTTGCGACCCAACGCGAAAAAAAGTCGCTTTGCGATTATCGCAAAGCGACCGTTGTTGGTTGGCGGGCGCCATTGTTTCAACGCGACGTCGCCGGTTGATCCAATGAGAGAGGAGCTTAGTCCTTTTTGAGTTGCGATTCGATCGCTTGGACTACTTCCGGAGAATCGGGTTCGATCTTCGTGCGGAATCTTGCGACTACTTCGCCATCGCGATTGATCAGGAACTTTTCAAAGTTCCATTTCACGTCGCCTGGATCTTGCTGAAAGCTTTTCAGCTTTTTGTAGACGGCGGCCGTCTCAGGTCCGTTGACGTTGATTTTTTCCATCATGTCGAACGAGACGTTGTATTTGTCAGTGCAGAATTCCTGAATTTCCAGCGCGGTGCCTGGTTCCTGGCCGCCAAATTGATTGCAGGGGAAACCGACCACTTCCAACCCTTCGTCATGATACTTTTCGTACAGCGCTTGCAGCGGTTTGTACTGCGGGGTCTTGCCGCACTTGCTGGCGACGTTCACAACCAGCAGGACTTTGCCCTTGTACTTGGATAGATCGACTTTTTCGCCGCTGAGCGATTTGATCTCGCCTTCGAGCAACGTATCCGCCGCCGAAGCGAACGAAGCTAACGCGAAGACCGCGGCAAAGACTCCGCCGCTAAACAATACTCGCATCATCGCAATTTCCTCCAAAGGAATGGCCGCACGCTTGCAGAACGAGCGTCGGCGACAAAGGGGTGATTTGATACCAGGCAGGCGCCAGCCGCATCGGCTCGCAATCCTTCTGATTCTACCCGGGCAAATAGGGGTTACAAGTTTTCGCGCCCCCTACTCCGCCTTTGGGGGTGTTCTCGCGCAGGCCGATGGCCGGTAGAACCAAGGTTTCGCATTTCACCGACTAACGACCGAATCGCATGTCCGCCGTCCTATCTCCCCCCTTTCTGTTCCATTTTTCGGTGCCGCTCCGCTATCGCGCGAAGATTTGGAGCGATAAGCCGCTCGCATTTGGGGAAGAATATCGCCTGCAGTCGTTCGGACATTTAGAGGGACGCCGGCAATTTGCCGATATTCGCGCCGCCTGGAACGAGCGCGGAATCGCCTTTTCGGTCAATGTTACCGGCAAACGTCAGGCCGCCTGGTGCCGGGAAAGCCGCGCCGTCGAAAGTGACGGAGTGCAGATCTGGCTCGATACTCGGGCCACCAACAACGTCCACCGAGCCACCAAATTCTGCCATCGGTATGTTTTCTTACCAACCGGCGGGGGGCACTCGCTGCGCGAGCCGGCGGCCGATCAGTTGCTGATCAATCGAGCGCGAGAAAACGCCAAGCCGATTCGCCCCGGCGAACTGCGGATCCGCAGTCAGATGAAAGCGGATGGATACTTTCTCGAATTCTGCGTGCCGGCCACGGCGCTGACTGGATACGATCCGAGCGAATATGATCGGGTCGGTTTCTACTACGCCGTCATGGACCGCGAACTGGGTTGGCAGAACTTTAGCGTCGGCAACCAGTTTCCCTTTGACGAAGATCCCAGCACTTGGGGCGTCTGCGAACTGGTTCGCGACTAGGAGCAAAGCGGAAAATAGGCGCCCAAGGGCAAGGAGTCTCATCTTTCCCAAATGTGTCCAGCGGCCGATTTTGCTCCTCGGCTAGTGACGGCAGGCGGTTCTTCGAGAGGGCGCAGTCTCGGTTTCGCTTCCCTCGTGGGCGGCGACTTTTCGTCGCACCAACTTCTCTTGCGTCGCGGCGCGCTATAAATAGAGGAGTGATTCAACGATTTTGACCGGCATTCAACACGAGCACAGATCCTATGGCGGAAGCGACCTTCGGCGGCGGTTGTTTTTGGTGTACCGAGGCGATTTTTCAGCGGCTCGACGGGGTGACGCATGTCGAACCC
The nucleotide sequence above comes from Blastopirellula sp. J2-11. Encoded proteins:
- a CDS encoding response regulator transcription factor, whose amino-acid sequence is MKSDEVKKGPHVRGPRVVLVDDDEAIMRCVGRVLELDEEIEVIGQTGHAQAGVALVCQKRPDVVLMDIHMPGGDPFLACREIQTALDGACQVLYYTGFPRDQYLDRCIASGAAGIVSKHTESIRNVALAIRHVAAGNSYFSPELANRLIELEAGHPMSRIATLTHREISVLRELAAGKTQLEIAEALDLSERTVNKEVGDLKEKLALRSLNELLIFSVNEGLSHPELIHQYGA
- a CDS encoding glutathione peroxidase, yielding MMRVLFSGGVFAAVFALASFASAADTLLEGEIKSLSGEKVDLSKYKGKVLLVVNVASKCGKTPQYKPLQALYEKYHDEGLEVVGFPCNQFGGQEPGTALEIQEFCTDKYNVSFDMMEKINVNGPETAAVYKKLKSFQQDPGDVKWNFEKFLINRDGEVVARFRTKIEPDSPEVVQAIESQLKKD
- a CDS encoding sugar-binding protein; the protein is MSAVLSPPFLFHFSVPLRYRAKIWSDKPLAFGEEYRLQSFGHLEGRRQFADIRAAWNERGIAFSVNVTGKRQAAWCRESRAVESDGVQIWLDTRATNNVHRATKFCHRYVFLPTGGGHSLREPAADQLLINRARENAKPIRPGELRIRSQMKADGYFLEFCVPATALTGYDPSEYDRVGFYYAVMDRELGWQNFSVGNQFPFDEDPSTWGVCELVRD